A single window of Helicobacter pylori NCTC 11637 = CCUG 17874 = ATCC 43504 = JCM 12093 DNA harbors:
- a CDS encoding DUF262 domain-containing protein, translating to MAKVEVELKKLHQILVDAEYFYQVPDYQRPYVWDKDHLGALIDDLVGSYTNNKEDEYFCGSIVIAENPKDKRWDVVDGQQRLTSFIILACTILRLYKDSLEQKSKAFIEDSIYDRYDKEKERLKFLTAQNYNSIFENTVLNHLEFEDNIKKSELNKKFEENTYLRNAYYFKELLNESVENGSISDIDDFVKWFYEHIVLTRIICFEQDSAMQIFQVLNDRGQPLSPIDILKSSLMQEIKQDSEKRKDFITTWDKLVEACKSVEGVDIDLEDFFNMYLEYADPSASKKRADKGLKKVFKDSKKDACEFIYDVSTFMKSYTDLLKKPDRYIYLLRYLPSRFWASILTTALHVKYPDFDALKKLLVSYYYQTWIAGGTITRIKQTSINIIKNVKSNKDIETIKELILNNIESYNTFNQYHYNLWESSSVYPSKWVRPVLALANYFMADEEKPHFIVMDAETQVEHILPQKLKRGSQWNADFDKEKREEWVNNIANLTLLKRKKNAQALNGDFDEKRKIYGGKDTSKVISCYDITKELYSNYRKWNEKSLQERYKSLYNTITPVLHIEGQEDDFEDDFDLE from the coding sequence ATGGCAAAAGTAGAAGTAGAGTTAAAAAAACTCCATCAAATTTTAGTGGATGCTGAATATTTTTATCAAGTTCCCGATTACCAACGCCCTTACGTGTGGGATAAGGATCATTTAGGGGCTTTGATTGATGATCTGGTGGGCAGCTACACAAACAATAAAGAAGATGAGTATTTTTGCGGCTCTATTGTGATCGCTGAAAATCCAAAAGATAAAAGATGGGATGTTGTGGATGGCCAACAGCGGTTAACGAGTTTTATCATTCTGGCTTGCACGATTTTAAGGCTTTATAAAGATAGTCTTGAGCAAAAATCTAAAGCTTTTATTGAAGATAGTATTTATGACAGATACGATAAAGAAAAAGAGCGTCTGAAATTCTTAACCGCTCAAAATTACAATAGTATTTTTGAAAACACGGTGTTAAACCATTTGGAGTTTGAAGACAACATTAAAAAGAGCGAGTTGAATAAGAAATTTGAAGAAAACACTTATTTGCGTAACGCTTATTATTTCAAGGAGCTATTGAATGAGAGTGTGGAAAATGGTTCAATAAGCGATATTGATGATTTTGTCAAGTGGTTTTATGAACACATTGTTTTGACCAGGATCATTTGTTTTGAGCAAGACAGCGCGATGCAAATCTTTCAAGTGTTAAACGACAGAGGCCAACCCTTAAGCCCTATTGATATTTTAAAATCCAGTTTAATGCAAGAAATCAAACAAGATAGCGAAAAGCGTAAGGATTTTATAACCACTTGGGATAAATTGGTTGAAGCTTGCAAGAGCGTTGAGGGCGTGGATATTGATTTGGAAGACTTTTTTAACATGTATTTGGAATACGCTGATCCTAGCGCTTCTAAAAAGAGGGCCGATAAGGGATTAAAAAAGGTATTCAAAGACAGCAAAAAAGACGCTTGCGAGTTCATTTATGATGTGAGTACTTTTATGAAATCTTATACCGATTTGTTAAAAAAACCAGACCGATATATTTATTTATTAAGATACCTTCCCTCCAGATTTTGGGCTAGTATTTTAACGACCGCCCTTCATGTCAAATATCCTGATTTTGACGCTTTGAAAAAGCTTTTGGTGTCTTATTACTATCAAACTTGGATTGCAGGAGGCACGATCACGCGCATCAAGCAAACGAGCATCAACATTATCAAAAATGTTAAAAGCAATAAAGACATTGAAACCATCAAAGAGCTTATATTGAATAACATAGAATCTTATAACACCTTTAACCAATACCACTATAACTTATGGGAGAGCTCTTCTGTTTATCCTAGCAAATGGGTGCGTCCTGTCTTAGCCTTAGCTAACTATTTCATGGCAGATGAAGAGAAACCCCATTTTATCGTTATGGATGCCGAAACCCAAGTGGAGCATATTTTGCCACAAAAGCTCAAAAGAGGCAGTCAATGGAACGCGGATTTTGACAAAGAAAAAAGAGAAGAATGGGTAAATAATATCGCGAATTTAACCCTTTTAAAGCGTAAAAAGAACGCGCAAGCTTTAAACGGGGATTTTGATGAAAAAAGAAAAATTTATGGAGGCAAAGACACGAGCAAAGTGATTAGCTGTTATGACATCACTAAAGAATTGTATAGCAATTATAGGAAGTGGAATGAGAAGTCCCTCCAAGAGCGATACAAATCTTTGTATAACACTATCACGCCTGTTTTACACATAGAGGGGCAAGAAGATGATTTTGAAGATGATTTTGATCTAGAATGA
- the gpmI gene encoding 2,3-bisphosphoglycerate-independent phosphoglycerate mutase, with the protein MAQKTLLIITDGIGYRKDSDHNAFFHAKKPTYDLMFKTLPYSLIDTHGLSVGLPKGQMGNSEVGHMCIGAGRVLYQDLVKISLSLQNDDLKNNPAFLNTIHKSPVVHLMGLMSDGGVHSHIEHFIALALECEKSHKKVCLHLITDGRDVAPKSALTYLKQMQNICNENIQIATISGRFYAMDRDKRFERIELAYHSLMGLNHTPLSPSEYIQSQYDKNITDEFITPACFKNYCGMQDDESFIFINFRNDRAREIVSALGQKEFSGFKRETFKKLHIATMTPYDNTFPYPVLFPKESVQNTLAEVVSQHNLTQSHIAETEKYAHVTFFINGGVETPFKNENRVLIPSPKVTTYDLKPEMSAKEVTLAVLEQMKLGTDLIIVNFANGDMVGHTGNFEASIKAVEAVDACLGEILSLAKKLDYAMLLTSDHGNCERMKDENQNPLTNHTAGSVYCFVLGNGVKSIKNGALNNIASSVLKLMGIKAPVTMDEPLF; encoded by the coding sequence ATGGCGCAAAAAACTCTTTTGATTATCACTGATGGCATTGGGTATCGTAAAGATAGCGATCATAACGCATTCTTTCATGCTAAAAAACCCACTTATGATTTGATGTTTAAAACCTTGCCTTATAGCCTAATTGATACGCATGGCTTGAGCGTGGGCTTACCTAAGGGGCAAATGGGAAATTCTGAAGTGGGGCATATGTGCATTGGGGCTGGTAGGGTACTTTATCAGGATTTAGTCAAAATTTCTTTAAGCCTTCAAAACGATGACTTAAAAAACAACCCCGCTTTTTTAAACACGATCCACAAAAGCCCTGTGGTGCATCTTATGGGTTTGATGAGCGATGGAGGCGTGCATTCACACATTGAGCATTTTATCGCTCTGGCTTTAGAGTGTGAAAAATCCCATAAAAAAGTCTGTCTGCATTTAATCACCGATGGGCGCGATGTCGCTCCTAAAAGCGCTTTAACTTATTTAAAACAAATGCAAAATATCTGCAATGAAAACATTCAAATCGCTACCATAAGCGGTCGTTTTTATGCCATGGATAGGGATAAGCGTTTTGAAAGGATTGAGCTTGCGTATCATAGCTTAATGGGGCTTAATCACACGCCTTTAAGCCCTAGCGAGTATATCCAAAGCCAGTATGATAAAAATATTACCGATGAATTTATCACGCCCGCTTGTTTTAAAAATTATTGCGGCATGCAAGATGATGAGAGTTTTATTTTTATCAATTTCAGGAATGATAGGGCTAGAGAAATCGTGAGCGCTTTAGGCCAAAAGGAATTCAGTGGCTTTAAACGCGAAACTTTTAAAAAACTCCATATCGCTACCATGACGCCTTATGATAACACTTTCCCCTACCCTGTTTTATTCCCCAAAGAAAGCGTTCAAAACACGCTCGCTGAAGTGGTCTCTCAACACAACCTGACCCAAAGCCATATCGCTGAAACTGAAAAATACGCGCATGTAACCTTTTTCATCAATGGCGGAGTGGAGACGCCTTTTAAAAATGAAAACCGAGTGCTTATCCCAAGTCCAAAAGTTACCACTTATGATTTAAAGCCTGAAATGAGCGCTAAAGAAGTAACCCTTGCGGTGTTGGAGCAAATGAAACTAGGCACGGATTTGATCATTGTGAATTTTGCTAATGGCGATATGGTGGGGCATACGGGGAATTTTGAAGCGAGTATCAAAGCGGTAGAAGCAGTGGATGCATGCTTAGGGGAAATCCTTTCACTGGCTAAAAAATTGGATTACGCCATGCTTTTAACCAGCGATCATGGGAATTGCGAACGCATGAAAGATGAAAACCAAAACCCCTTAACCAACCACACCGCTGGGAGCGTGTATTGCTTTGTTTTAGGGAATGGAGTCAAATCCATAAAAAACGGAGCGTTAAACAATATCGCTAGCAGCGTGTTAAAGCTCATGGGCATCAAAGCCCCAGTAACGATGGACGAACCCCTATTTTAA
- a CDS encoding DUF3293 domain-containing protein, with the protein MSDAENTQRNKELEADIKKLYPKIGYIKVNGVYQGSKEPSFLIYALGVDLLTTIRELGYQYKQDSVVYSTSNSSEAWLYFTTL; encoded by the coding sequence ATGAGCGATGCAGAGAATACCCAAAGAAACAAGGAATTGGAAGCGGATATTAAAAAACTATACCCAAAAATTGGTTACATTAAAGTCAATGGCGTTTATCAAGGCAGTAAAGAACCTAGCTTTCTTATCTACGCATTAGGTGTGGATTTATTGACAACCATTAGAGAGCTTGGATACCAATACAAACAAGATAGCGTGGTGTATTCTACTAGCAACAGCTCTGAAGCGTGGTTGTATTTCACTACCCTTTAA
- the ftsA gene encoding cell division protein FtsA has protein sequence MQGEIMEHKEIVIGVDIGSRKICAIVAEFKEGILRIIGTAHQDSKEINSKAIKRGRINSLAHASNAIKEVINSAKKMAGLNADEDRNNPMPHFGEYHPKTKAIVSFSGAYTESIRDVTGVASTKDNVVTIDEINRAINNACAKAGLDNDKHILHALPYRFTLDKQEVNDPLGMSGTRLEVFIHIVYTEKNNIENLEKIMIQSGVEIENIVINSYAASIATLSNDERELGVACVDMGGETCNLTIYSGNSIRYNKYLPVGSHHLTTDLSHMLNTPFPYAEEVKIKYGDLSFEGGEETPSQNVQIPTTGSDGHESHIVPLSEIQTIMRERALETFKIIHRSIQDSGLEEHLGGGVVLTGGMALMKGIKELARTHFTNYPVRLAAPVEKYNIMGMFEDLKDPRFSVVVGLILYKAGGHTNYERDSKGVIRYHESDDYTRTAHQSSPTPHIHSSPTERNLSDLKTPNAPLNTAKNDDFLPIKPTEQKGFFKSFLDKISKIF, from the coding sequence ATGCAAGGGGAAATCATGGAACATAAAGAAATCGTTATAGGGGTTGATATAGGCTCTAGAAAGATTTGTGCGATAGTGGCTGAATTTAAAGAAGGGATTTTGCGCATCATTGGCACGGCCCATCAAGACTCTAAAGAAATCAATTCAAAAGCCATTAAAAGAGGGCGTATCAATAGCCTTGCTCACGCTTCCAACGCCATTAAAGAAGTGATCAATAGCGCTAAAAAAATGGCAGGTTTGAACGCTGATGAAGACAGAAATAACCCCATGCCCCATTTTGGGGAATACCACCCTAAAACTAAGGCGATTGTTTCTTTTTCGGGAGCTTATACTGAAAGCATTAGAGACGTTACCGGTGTAGCTAGCACCAAAGATAATGTGGTAACCATTGATGAAATCAATCGCGCTATCAATAACGCATGCGCTAAAGCAGGATTGGATAACGACAAACATATTTTGCATGCCCTCCCCTATCGTTTCACTTTAGACAAACAAGAAGTAAATGACCCTTTAGGGATGAGTGGGACTCGCTTGGAAGTCTTTATCCACATTGTCTATACAGAAAAAAACAACATTGAAAATTTAGAAAAAATCATGATCCAATCTGGGGTAGAGATTGAAAACATCGTGATCAATTCTTATGCAGCCTCGATTGCTACCTTGTCTAATGATGAAAGGGAATTGGGCGTGGCTTGCGTGGATATGGGCGGAGAGACATGCAACCTTACGATTTATAGCGGCAATTCCATACGCTATAACAAATACTTACCCGTAGGCTCTCACCATTTAACCACGGATTTATCGCACATGCTCAACACCCCATTCCCTTACGCTGAAGAAGTTAAGATCAAATACGGGGATCTTTCTTTTGAAGGCGGAGAAGAAACGCCCTCTCAAAATGTCCAAATCCCTACCACCGGATCGGATGGCCATGAAAGCCATATTGTGCCGCTTAGTGAAATCCAAACTATCATGAGGGAAAGGGCTTTAGAAACTTTTAAAATCATCCACAGGAGCATTCAGGATAGCGGCTTAGAAGAGCATTTGGGCGGAGGCGTTGTGTTAACCGGTGGGATGGCTTTAATGAAAGGGATCAAAGAATTAGCCAGAACCCATTTCACTAATTACCCGGTGCGTTTGGCGGCCCCTGTGGAAAAATACAATATCATGGGCATGTTTGAAGACTTGAAAGATCCTCGCTTTTCAGTCGTGGTTGGCTTGATTTTATACAAAGCAGGGGGGCATACCAATTATGAAAGAGACTCTAAAGGGGTTATCCGCTACCATGAAAGCGATGATTACACAAGAACAGCCCATCAATCAAGCCCTACCCCCCATATCCATTCATCGCCCACAGAAAGGAATTTGAGCGATTTAAAAACCCCTAACGCTCCTTTAAACACCGCTAAAAACGATGACTTCTTGCCTATAAAACCCACCGAACAAAAAGGTTTTTTTAAAAGTTTCCTTGATAAGATTTCTAAAATCTTTTAA
- the mscS gene encoding small-conductance mechanosensitive channel MscS, with product MDEIKTLLVDFFPQAKHFGIILIKAVIVFCIGFYFSFFLRNKTMKLLSKKDEILANFVAQVTFILILIITTIIALSTLGVQTTSIITVLGTVGIAVALALKDYLSSIAGGIILIILHPFKKGDIIEISGLEGKVEALNFFNTSLRLHDGRLAVLPNRSVANSNIINSNNTACRRIEWVCGVGYGSDIELVHKTIKDVIDTMEKIDKNMPTFIGITDFGSSSLNFTIRVWAKIEDGIFNVRSELIERIKNALDANHIEIPFNKLDIAIKNQDSSK from the coding sequence ATGGATGAAATTAAAACGCTGTTAGTGGATTTTTTCCCGCAGGCAAAGCATTTTGGGATAATCTTGATCAAGGCTGTCATTGTTTTTTGTATAGGTTTTTATTTTTCGTTTTTCTTACGGAACAAAACCATGAAGCTTTTATCCAAAAAGGATGAGATTTTAGCGAATTTTGTCGCACAGGTTACTTTTATCTTAATCCTTATCATCACCACAATCATCGCGCTCAGCACGCTAGGCGTCCAAACCACCTCTATTATCACTGTTTTAGGAACGGTGGGGATCGCTGTGGCGTTGGCTTTAAAAGATTATCTTTCAAGCATTGCGGGAGGGATAATCCTTATTATTTTACACCCTTTCAAAAAAGGAGACATCATTGAAATCTCTGGCCTAGAGGGCAAAGTAGAAGCACTTAATTTTTTTAACACTTCTTTACGCTTGCATGACGGACGCTTGGCGGTTTTACCCAATAGAAGTGTCGCTAATTCTAATATTATTAATAGCAATAATACGGCGTGTCGGCGCATTGAATGGGTTTGTGGGGTAGGGTATGGGAGCGATATTGAACTGGTGCATAAGACTATAAAAGATGTTATTGATACAATGGAAAAAATTGATAAAAACATGCCCACTTTTATTGGAATCACGGATTTTGGATCCAGCTCATTGAATTTCACCATTAGGGTTTGGGCAAAGATTGAAGACGGGATCTTTAATGTGAGGAGCGAACTCATTGAACGCATCAAAAACGCCCTAGACGCTAACCACATTGAAATCCCTTTCAATAAGTTAGATATTGCTATTAAAAATCAAGACTCTTCTAAGTGA
- the ftsZ gene encoding cell division protein FtsZ, translating into MVHQSEMENYNIGQASIEEVSDPAYKGAKIVVIGVGGGGSNMIKHLVEYGVHQDVTPIATNTDGQHLKNNPAPVKILLGKESTGGLGAGGVPDIGRKAAEESANEIREAIKDAKLVIVSTGLGGGTGTGATPTIVKIAKEVGALTIAIVTKPFKYEGSQKSKKAEEGLKELEQSSDSILVIPNDKILLTMKKNASTKECYKEVDDVLVRAVSGISTIITKPGDINVDFSDLKSALGFKGFALMGIGEATGEESAKLAVENAIQSPLLDDASIDGAKSIIVFFEHHPDYPMYAYSQACISIQERANQDVDVKFGQHTSESIPIDHVRVTIIATGAERNSGGASLESIATLSQPMVKQTRKVGNGEYLKIPTEEELSIPTTMRIQQD; encoded by the coding sequence ATGGTTCATCAATCAGAGATGGAAAATTATAATATCGGTCAAGCAAGCATTGAAGAAGTAAGCGATCCAGCTTATAAAGGGGCTAAGATTGTCGTCATCGGTGTTGGAGGTGGGGGGTCTAACATGATTAAACACCTGGTTGAATACGGCGTGCATCAAGATGTTACCCCCATTGCAACGAACACTGATGGCCAACATCTCAAAAACAATCCCGCTCCGGTTAAAATCCTTTTAGGCAAAGAGTCTACTGGAGGTTTAGGCGCTGGGGGGGTTCCTGATATTGGTAGGAAAGCCGCTGAAGAAAGCGCTAATGAAATTAGAGAAGCGATTAAGGACGCCAAATTAGTCATTGTCTCTACAGGACTTGGAGGAGGGACTGGGACTGGAGCCACCCCTACTATCGTTAAAATCGCAAAAGAAGTGGGAGCGCTCACGATTGCTATCGTTACCAAGCCTTTCAAATACGAAGGGTCTCAAAAAAGCAAGAAAGCCGAAGAGGGGTTAAAGGAATTGGAGCAATCTAGCGATTCTATTTTGGTTATCCCTAATGATAAAATTCTTTTAACCATGAAAAAAAACGCTAGCACTAAAGAATGCTATAAGGAAGTTGATGATGTCTTGGTTAGGGCTGTGAGCGGTATTTCTACGATCATCACTAAACCCGGTGATATTAATGTTGATTTTTCTGATTTAAAAAGCGCTCTTGGTTTTAAAGGCTTTGCGTTAATGGGTATTGGTGAGGCCACTGGCGAAGAATCCGCTAAATTAGCGGTGGAAAATGCGATCCAATCGCCTCTTCTTGATGACGCTTCTATTGATGGGGCTAAGAGCATTATTGTCTTTTTTGAGCACCACCCTGATTATCCTATGTATGCTTATTCTCAAGCTTGCATATCTATTCAAGAACGAGCCAATCAAGATGTTGACGTTAAGTTTGGCCAACACACGAGCGAGAGTATCCCCATTGATCATGTGCGCGTTACTATCATTGCAACCGGTGCTGAAAGAAACAGCGGTGGAGCGAGTTTGGAATCTATTGCTACGCTCTCTCAGCCTATGGTGAAACAAACGAGAAAAGTGGGCAATGGCGAGTATTTAAAGATCCCTACTGAAGAAGAGCTATCCATACCCACAACCATGAGGATCCAGCAAGACTGA
- a CDS encoding adenosylmethionine--8-amino-7-oxononanoate transaminase, whose amino-acid sequence MNFQENLAALDLEYLWHPCSQMQEHQNFPIIPIKKAQGIYLYDFNDNAYMDLISSWWVNLFGHNNAYISQQLKNQIDSLEHVLLASFSHKPIITLSQRLCQLTHMDKCFYADNGSSCVEIALKMSYHAHFLKNQTRRKKLFLSLSNSYHGETLGALSVGDVKLYKDTYTPLLLKNLTTPVPKNDHEIENSLNALKRLLDKHHEEICAFIAEPLLQCAGNMHIYSARYLKQAVLLCKQKNIHIIFDEIATGFGRTGSMFAYEQCGIEPDFLCLSKGISGGYLPLSALLTHNEVYNQFYAPYEENKAFLHSHSYTGNALACACANATLDIFEKENVIEKNKALSGFIFSALQNALKPLIEQQVVSDLRHLGMVFAFEVFIQTKERLSLAVFKKALKKGLLLRPLNNTIYLMPPYIITHEEVKKAVAGLVEILDELKKG is encoded by the coding sequence ATGAATTTTCAAGAAAATTTAGCCGCTTTGGATTTGGAATATCTTTGGCACCCTTGCTCGCAAATGCAAGAGCATCAAAATTTCCCCATTATCCCCATTAAAAAGGCTCAAGGGATTTACCTCTATGATTTTAATGATAACGCTTACATGGATTTAATCAGCTCATGGTGGGTGAATCTTTTTGGGCATAATAACGCCTACATCAGCCAGCAGCTTAAAAATCAAATTGATAGTTTGGAGCATGTCCTTTTGGCTTCTTTTAGCCATAAGCCCATCATCACGCTCTCTCAAAGGCTTTGCCAGCTCACTCATATGGACAAATGCTTTTATGCGGATAACGGCTCATCTTGTGTTGAAATCGCTTTGAAAATGAGCTATCACGCCCATTTTTTAAAGAATCAAACACGCCGCAAAAAGCTTTTTTTATCGCTTTCTAATTCCTATCATGGCGAGACTTTGGGGGCGTTAAGCGTGGGCGATGTGAAACTTTATAAAGACACTTACACCCCTTTATTGCTCAAGAATCTCACCACACCCGTGCCTAAAAACGACCATGAAATAGAAAATAGTTTGAACGCTTTAAAGCGTTTGTTAGACAAGCATCATGAAGAAATTTGCGCCTTCATTGCAGAGCCTCTTTTGCAATGCGCAGGGAATATGCATATTTATAGCGCAAGATATTTAAAACAAGCCGTTTTGTTGTGCAAGCAAAAAAACATCCATATTATTTTTGATGAAATCGCTACCGGGTTTGGGCGCACAGGGAGCATGTTTGCTTATGAACAATGCGGAATTGAGCCTGATTTTTTATGCTTGTCTAAAGGGATTAGTGGGGGGTATTTGCCTTTAAGCGCGCTATTAACCCACAATGAAGTCTATAACCAATTTTACGCTCCCTATGAAGAAAATAAAGCGTTTTTGCATTCGCACAGCTACACAGGAAACGCCCTAGCATGCGCATGCGCGAACGCTACGCTGGATATTTTTGAAAAAGAAAATGTTATTGAAAAGAACAAGGCTTTAAGCGGGTTTATTTTTAGTGCGCTCCAAAACGCATTAAAACCCTTGATAGAGCAACAAGTGGTGTCTGATTTAAGGCATTTGGGCATGGTCTTTGCCTTTGAAGTCTTTATTCAAACCAAAGAGCGTTTGAGTTTGGCGGTTTTTAAAAAAGCTCTAAAAAAAGGCCTGTTATTACGCCCTTTAAACAACACCATTTACCTCATGCCCCCTTATATTATCACGCATGAAGAAGTCAAAAAGGCGGTTGCGGGGTTAGTGGAAATTCTTGATGAGTTAAAAAAAGGCTGA
- a CDS encoding peptidylprolyl isomerase, with protein sequence MIEWMQNHRKYLVVTIWISTIAFIAAGMIGWGQYSFSLDSDSAAKVGQIKISQEELAQEYRRLKDAYTESIPNFKELTEDQIKAMHLEKSALDSLINQALLRNLALDLGLGATKQEVAKEIRKTSVFQKDGVFDEELYKNILKQSHYRPKHFEESVERLLILQKISALFPKTTTPLEQSSLSLWAKLQDKLDILILNPSDIKISLNEEEMKKYYESHKRDFKKPTSFKTRSLYFDASLEKPDLKELEEYYHKNKVSYLDKEGKLQDFKSVQDQVKHDLSMQKANEKALRSYIALKKANAQNYTTQDFEENNSPYTAEITQKLTALKPLEILKPEPFKDGFIVVQLISQIKDELQNFNEAKSALKTRLTQEKTLMALQALAKEKLKDFKGKSVGYVSPNFGGTISELNQEESAKFINTLFNRQEKKGFITIGNKVVLYQITEQNFNHSFNAEESQYMQRLVNNTKTDFFDKALIEELKKRYKIVKYIQ encoded by the coding sequence ATGATTGAATGGATGCAAAATCATAGAAAGTATTTAGTGGTTACAATATGGATAAGCACGATCGCTTTTATTGCTGCCGGGATGATAGGTTGGGGGCAATACAGCTTTTCTTTAGATAGCGATAGCGCTGCCAAAGTGGGACAGATTAAGATTTCTCAAGAAGAATTAGCCCAAGAATACCGCCGCCTTAAAGACGCATATACTGAGTCTATCCCTAATTTTAAAGAACTCACTGAAGATCAAATCAAAGCCATGCATTTAGAAAAAAGCGCTCTAGATTCGCTCATCAATCAAGCCCTATTGAGAAATCTCGCTTTAGATTTAGGGCTTGGCGCTACCAAGCAAGAAGTGGCGAAAGAGATCAGAAAAACGAGCGTTTTCCAAAAAGATGGCGTTTTTGATGAAGAATTGTATAAAAATATCTTAAAACAAAGCCATTACCGCCCCAAGCATTTTGAAGAAAGCGTTGAAAGGCTTTTAATCCTTCAAAAAATCAGCGCTCTCTTCCCCAAAACCACTACCCCTTTGGAGCAATCCAGCCTATCGCTTTGGGCAAAATTGCAAGACAAATTAGACATTCTTATCCTAAACCCTAGTGATATTAAAATCTCTCTTAATGAAGAAGAGATGAAAAAATATTACGAGTCCCATAAAAGGGATTTTAAAAAGCCCACGAGCTTTAAAACACGCTCTTTATATTTTGACGCTAGTTTGGAAAAACCTGATTTGAAAGAATTGGAGGAATACTACCATAAAAACAAGGTGTCTTATTTGGATAAAGAGGGGAAATTACAGGATTTTAAAAGCGTTCAAGATCAAGTCAAGCATGATTTAAGCATGCAAAAAGCGAATGAAAAAGCCTTAAGGAGCTATATCGCTCTAAAAAAAGCGAACGCACAAAACTACACCACGCAAGATTTTGAAGAAAACAACTCCCCCTATACTGCTGAAATCACGCAAAAACTCACCGCTCTCAAGCCCCTTGAAATCCTAAAACCAGAACCTTTTAAAGATGGTTTTATTGTGGTGCAACTCATCTCTCAAATTAAAGACGAATTGCAAAATTTTAATGAAGCTAAAAGCGCTCTTAAAACCCGCCTAACTCAAGAAAAAACCCTTATGGCGTTGCAAGCTTTAGCCAAAGAAAAGCTTAAGGATTTTAAAGGCAAAAGCGTGGGCTATGTAAGCCCTAATTTTGGAGGCACTATTAGCGAACTTAACCAAGAAGAAAGCGCTAAGTTTATCAACACCCTTTTTAACCGCCAGGAAAAAAAGGGGTTTATTACTATTGGTAATAAAGTGGTGCTCTATCAAATCACAGAACAAAATTTCAACCACTCATTTAACGCAGAAGAAAGCCAGTATATGCAGCGTTTGGTCAATAACACTAAAACGGATTTTTTTGATAAAGCGTTGATAGAAGAATTGAAAAAACGCTATAAGATAGTCAAATACATTCAATAA
- the gatC gene encoding Asp-tRNA(Asn)/Glu-tRNA(Gln) amidotransferase subunit GatC — protein MQIDDKLLQRLEKLSMLEIKDEHKESVKGHLAEVLGFVENIFALETSALKTDTELCTPLREDEPKSQPNIAKEILSQNKHSQDHYFVVPKIIE, from the coding sequence ATGCAAATTGATGATAAACTATTGCAACGCTTAGAAAAATTGAGCATGCTAGAGATTAAAGACGAGCATAAAGAGAGTGTTAAAGGCCATTTAGCGGAGGTTTTAGGCTTTGTAGAAAACATCTTCGCTTTAGAAACTAGCGCGCTAAAAACGGATACAGAGCTATGCACCCCCTTAAGAGAAGACGAGCCCAAAAGCCAACCTAACATTGCCAAAGAGATTTTAAGCCAAAACAAACACAGCCAGGATCATTATTTCGTTGTGCCTAAAATCATTGAATAG